The sequence below is a genomic window from Cicer arietinum cultivar CDC Frontier isolate Library 1 chromosome 6, Cicar.CDCFrontier_v2.0, whole genome shotgun sequence.
TAGGAGGTAAGATGGTAGACAAATTTAAACAGATTATGAACGCTGCTaggaattgaaaaaataaataaatagaattctctcattttattattaaatggaaatttttataaatgataaaaaattctAGAAATGTCCTATGTATATGTTGATAATGGAAAACACACGATGATAATGATTAGATTCTAATTATCATCATTCAACTTGatttcattatatatttaaatttatgtttgttcTCCGTTTGTTACCACAATCTAATTTCCAAAAAGAAGCCAATGTACTATGCTCAAGTatgttaattataaattatatatgctCAAGTAAGTTAATCATAAATTATCCTTTACATGCAAGTAtggtaataataaattaacaagtaTGATTGTATCTTACACAGATCTTGTCTTAAAAGATAGGATAGTTGTTTATGACTTGGATAATCAACGCATAGGATGGACCGACTATAATTGTAAGTTCAccattttaattgttattttttgcaAGAAATATATGTTCCTTCAATATGTCTTACAATTGAAAACTCTTTTTAGGTTCTATGCCTGTCAACATCTCTATGACCCGGAGCAAGGATAAAAACACAAGTCCAAGAACAAAACGATCAAGTGCCAGTAGCTCTGAGATAAGGATTCTCTACACGTTTTTACATGTAACCTTTGTAGCTTTTCTTATGCACATATTGTATTCTTCATGAAggaaatatatgatataaattgtgctagaaataaataatttaggaaTTTTTGTACACTTTCATTTGAGAAGTTTGGGAGGCTAATGAAACAAATGACAGGGATGAATGGATATGTAAAGAGAGttgaaattataatattgtCACCAAATTTCATTTGTATCGATTATATATTACCAACAAACcgtattttcttttaaacaatttaatggtgtttatatatatataactagtgGCGGCTAGCTCAAAATAAAGAACAAGTCAGAGATTTGATCTATTTATATTggtataaaattgaaaaaacatcTAATTTACACTTCTATTGATGCAACCAGAACTTTTTCAGTTTGAGTTGAATGTTAGAAGCTGCGTCTTCTCTTTTCTCACTTTGGTTTCTTCTCTATAGATGTTTTTCCATTCTCTATAGATGTTTTCCCATTCCATCGTGCTCATCAAAGTGATGAGGTCAAAAAAGATATCCCTTGTATTGGATGGAAGCAATGAATCATTTTGTGGCTAATAACTAATCCTTAATGCTCAAGGATTCTTCTCTGCACAATATCTATAATCTAAGTATTGCTACATAGTTGCTTTTACAAAAATCACATTCGCTGCTTGCTTCTGCAGAAGCTTTCAagtttaagtaaaataaatcagttcgaaaaaaagttttgaatgttatcattaattattttgtggTACAATATAATTTCTTAcggtatttaaatataaaacattaCTTTTTCTCCACAACAGAAAAATAACCAGTCATTTATATTCATGCGATGTTCCACCAATCGAATTACTTTTATAGATAACAATTCACATAGCAATTAGATCAATAATAggagaataaattattatcggAAATAAAGGAAATAAAGAGGATGAATATTCCTATTGTCCACATAGTCAAGCTCCTACACGGGACTATAATATcctctataaaataaaatctgtTTGGTAATCATATTCTTAAaatctttattatattatattatattagagatgaaaaataaaataaaaacttgtttgatAGTATATTAGAGATGAATATGGTTTATGCTGTGTATTTCATGCCTGCATTTTTTCCGTTTTGGAAAATTTGATTTGTGAAGTATTACGATTTTGTAATTAATGAAAACATGTTTTCTGTGTATTTTCGGTTCTATACTCAAGTGtaaaaaaagaatagaaaaatatatatcaccTGTTctgctttttttcttttaaaaacagtaattttgaaaattgtttttaaaaattatattgcaGAACTATAcattcaaacaagttttttctttttaaattttttaaaactaaatcaaATAGGCTCTGATTCAATGAATGTTTTTAGATACCCCATAATTCTATCCTCCACCATATATAATAAACTCCACTAACTGCTAATTTTCTTTCCATAACTCTAATTGAACCTACATATACATGTAATGATATAACTCAATTGCTAGACTAAAGCCCTAGCATCACTTACTTTGGCTGGGCCATGTATAAAATTATACCACGACCAAGACATGTTCATATTgttcataattataaattaatcaataaacttaaaaaatcagattttaaatttatttttttagatgaattttttataatatcttaaATATGCATACAAATATATACTGCCTTAACcacaaaaactaaaactaataattctataaagattaaaaagattatatttttatattccaaaaattaaaattaaaaaattaaaattttatagaaactaaaaatatattcaatcatttaattcatatacattGTATTTTACCAATTGAAGTGAACCGACCCCCTCATAtcctcttcttttttatttgttaataatataaacggaaaaattaaaaataaaaacaatcatACTTTTTTAGAAAAGAATATCGTAGCACtgattttttagaataaaatcaGTTACTTTGAAAACAAAACGCTTGCTCGCTACCACCTCATCTCCCTCTAAAAGCACAGTATTTTCCCTCGATGAAGAACTTTTTCCCTCGCACAATTTGAACCCTAGTAGTATTACACTCCCTACCCCCGCGTTCCATTCCACTCATACAAACAACAAAGCAATTCTTGCTCCCATGTTTATATCATCACTGATATCAACTCACTCACCAGGTATTTCTCATTCCTCAAGtcaatttctttttctattttcccCTAAATcgttataaaaaaagaaatacttTCTAGGTTTTCTTTTCGCGATTTCTTCTCGTTGCAATTGAACAGTACGCTGCCTGGGTTTGAAACCCCACTGTACAATTTATCAGTTACTTCTTGTTCCGTTATATTGCATGGCATAATTTTATTccatttgtttttcttctttaggTGTTTATCTGAACAATATCTAATTCAGTTGATGAGATGATGATTCCACCTATGACAAAGAGAACAAGGCATTGTAATGAAGAGAATGAAGATAAATTTAGTGATTTACCTGATTGTGTTCTGAttcatattttatcatttttgaaCACCAAAAACGCCGTTGGAACTTGCATTTTGTCCACAAGATGGAAACATCTCTGGAAACGTATTCCGACCCTTACATTGCATTGTTCAGACTTTTCAACTTTGAGGAGTTTTGACAAATTTGTGTCTAGTATTTTGTCTCTTCGCGATGACTCGATTGTGCTGCACAGTCTTGATTTTGATCGTAATGGTAGTGTCGAGTCTCGCTTACTTAAAAAGGTTGCAAATTATGTATTTTCCCATAATGTCAAGCTCCGTCGTTTAGGGATTGATGTCAAAGGTGATATTTGTCACATCCTGCCTTGCATTTCTTCATGTCAGACTTTAACATCACTTAAGCTATCAGTTTCACCTAAGGGTCGTTATAATTATGAGAAAACGTTATTTCCTAAATCTCTGAATTTACCAATGTTAACATATTTGCATCTAGGAAATTTTGCCTTTTGTGCTGGTGGGGATGGCCCAATTGAGCCATTTTCAGCCTTTAACCGGTTGAATGGTTTGGTTATTGATAATTGTACTGTGAAGGACACTCAAATTCTATGCATATCAAGTGAGACGCTAGTCAGTTTAACTATGCGCAATCATTCTTTCGACTTTTACAGAATCGAACTATCTGCTCCAAGTCTTTGTACATTTGCTTTTATCGGTACTCCTTATCAGATGCTCTGTGGAAGACATCTTAACGCCATTAAACAAGTCAACATTGATGCAGAAATGTTGGCAAATTACACAGAGCCTCCTATGATTCTACTCAGCTGGTTGATTGATCTTGCTAATATAAAATCATTGACAGTCTCTGCAAGTACTCTTCAGGTACCCTGTCGTAACATACtttgaagtttatttttattttctttttaagatacttttttttttgtttctaacttgtgtcaaaaatcaattgagtttcaaaattgTACTAAACTGATTCTAACTCACTGTCATCCCTCATTTCATAGGTTCTCTCCTTAATTCCTGATTTTTTGAAGGATAAGCTTTCTTTCTTGCGTAGCTTGAAGTCACTGAAAGTAAAGCTGAAACCACTTGCATATGGATTATCCATGACACTGAAAACTGACAAGTTAGAAAAAGCATTAAAAGCAGGATCGGAACTGTCGTCACCCATACCTGATGGAATAGTGGACTTTTTGCTTCAGAACTCGCCATCGACAGATGTTGACATCGCAGATTGCTCAAGGTGAAATGTGCATTCGGctttttaaaaagatattcTTAAAATTGGTttgttttttgcttttttttttctttctgtttccATTTCTCTAGGTCTCTTTGGTTACAACTGATAGCTAGTGGATGAATTACTAGTCCCTTTGGTAGAGAAACAAATTGCACATGCACAATAACATGATTATATTATATGCAGTATCAAATTAAGTCAATGTCTGAGGCAATGATAGGGTTGCTTTGCTTg
It includes:
- the LOC101499710 gene encoding F-box/LRR-repeat protein At4g14103-like yields the protein TISNSVDEMMIPPMTKRTRHCNEENEDKFSDLPDCVLIHILSFLNTKNAVGTCILSTRWKHLWKRIPTLTLHCSDFSTLRSFDKFVSSILSLRDDSIVLHSLDFDRNGSVESRLLKKVANYVFSHNVKLRRLGIDVKGDICHILPCISSCQTLTSLKLSVSPKGRYNYEKTLFPKSLNLPMLTYLHLGNFAFCAGGDGPIEPFSAFNRLNGLVIDNCTVKDTQILCISSETLVSLTMRNHSFDFYRIELSAPSLCTFAFIGTPYQMLCGRHLNAIKQVNIDAEMLANYTEPPMILLSWLIDLANIKSLTVSASTLQVLSLIPDFLKDKLSFLRSLKSLKVKLKPLAYGLSMTLKTDKLEKALKAGSELSSPIPDGIVDFLLQNSPSTDVDIADCSRFDDSFDQLPPISSSLFPQFLQPSSQEHVMDDLHQRIQQLKKVVLLTKQYLHLAKEEITRERDELLALKGHMMRLSKTLDALEQQMHMAMNLWQ